A single Candoia aspera isolate rCanAsp1 chromosome 5, rCanAsp1.hap2, whole genome shotgun sequence DNA region contains:
- the ART1 gene encoding GPI-linked NAD(P)(+)--arginine ADP-ribosyltransferase 1: MKCPSFPTSVVLCLMAMLTGNVQVLPVPLKTRRDLFPVKEAPLNMALTSFDDQYKGCVESMEGKLAELNRTEFARNRVYAEAWGEAASKWWDKRRVSSLEPPTLEPEHAITLMAYTAQGRFHRDFNAAVREAGRTRDDYLSRFHFKAFHFLLTRALHVLGAAAQPRCHKVYRGVRNVRFTLERAKPVRFGQFTSSSRSNESALRFGTDTFFTIETCYGVNIKNYSSFPGEEEVLIPPFEKFKVANFTKGQETNFIHLLSLEDASVYNCVLVTGNSQGAGP; encoded by the coding sequence GTCCTCCCCGTTCCCCTCAAAACAAGAAGAGACCTCTTCCCTGTCAAGGAGGCGCCGCTCAACATGGCCTTGACGTCTTTCGACGACCAATACAAGGGCTGCGTGGAGTCGATGGAAGGGAAACTGGCGGAGCTGAACCGCACTGAGTTTGCCCGCAACAGAGTCTATGCTGAGGCCTGGGGAGAGGCGGCCTCCAAGTGGTGGGACAAGAGAAGGGTGTCCTCCTTGGAGCCCCCCACGCTGGAGCCGGAGCACGCCATCACCCTCATGGCCTACACCGCCCAGGGCCGCTTCCACAGGGACTTCAACGCAGCCGTGAGGGAAGCCGGGCGCACCAGGGACGACTACCTCAGCCGCTTCCACTTCAAGGCCTTCCACTTCCTCCTGACGCGGGCCCTCCATGTCCTGGGGGCCGCTGCCCAGCCTCGCTGCCACAAGGTGTACCGCGGGGTCAGGAACGTCCGCTTCACGTTGGAGCGCGCCAAGCCTGTCCGCTTTGGGCAATTCACCTCTTCGTCGCGGAGCAACGAGAGCGCTCTGCGGTTCGGCACAGACACCTTCTTCACCATTGAGACTTGCTACGGGGTCAACATCAAGAATTACTCCTCCTTCCCGGGCGAGGAAGAGGTCCTCATCCCTCCCTTTGAGAAGTTCAAGGTGGCTAATTTCACAAAGGGGCAAGAGACCAACTTCATCCATCTTCTCTCGCTTGAGGATGCCAGCGTCTACAACTGTGTGCTTGTGACAGGTAACAGCCAAGGGGCAGGGCCTTGA